The Megalops cyprinoides isolate fMegCyp1 chromosome 10, fMegCyp1.pri, whole genome shotgun sequence genome window below encodes:
- the LOC118783993 gene encoding trypsin-1-like isoform X1 — MRSLIFILLLGAAVAQEDDKIVGGYECQPHSQPWQVSLNSGYHFCGGSLVNENWVVSAAHCYKSRVQVRLGEHHIKMTEGTEQFISSSKVIRHPDYDSWTIDNDIMLIKLSEPVTLDEFVQPVALASSCAPAGTMCTVSGWGDTMSSSDKYPDPGTKLQCLDVPILSDSDCENSYPGMITPAMFCAGYLEGGKDSCQGDSGGPVVCNGELQGVVSWGYGCAQRDHPGVYAKVCLFNDWLTSTMARY, encoded by the exons ATGAGGTCTCTGATCTTTATTCTGCTTCTGGGAGCCGCTG tggctCAGGAGGATGATAAGATTGTTGGAGGGTATGAGTGTCAGCCTCACTCCCAGCCCTGGCAGGTGTCTCTGAACTCTGGGTACCACTTCTGCGGTGGCTCCCTGGTGAACGAGAACTGGGTGGTGTCCGCTGCTCACTGCTACAAATC CCGTGTGCAGGTGCGCTTGGGCGAGCACCACATCAAGATGACCGAGGGCACCGAGCAGTTCATCTCCTCCTCCAAAGTCATCCGCCACCCCGACTACGACTCCTGGACCATCGACAACGACATCATGCTGATCAAGCTGAGCGAGCCCGTCACCCTCGACGAATTCGTGCAGCCCGTGGCCCTGGCCAGCAGCTGTGCCCCCGCCGGCACCATGTGCACCGTCTCTGGCTGGGGTGACACCATGAGCTCCAGTGA taaatatccag ATCCAGGCACCAAGCTGCAGTGTCTGGATGTCCCCATCCTGTCAGACAGCGACTGTGAGAACTCCTACCCTGGCATGATCACCCCCGCCATGTTCTGCGCTGGATACCTGGAGGGAGGCAAGGACTCCTGCCAG GGTGACTCTGGTGGCCCCGTGGTGTGCAACGGTGAGCTCCAGGGTGTCGTGTCCTGGGGATATGGCTGTGCTCAGAGGGACCACCCCGGTGTCTACGCCAAG GTGTGCCTGTTCAACGACTGGCTCACCAGCACCATGGCCCGCTACTGA
- the LOC118783993 gene encoding trypsin-1-like isoform X2 codes for MRSLIFILLLGAAVAQEDDKIVGGYECQPHSQPWQVSLNSGYHFCGGSLVNENWVVSAAHCYKSRVQVRLGEHHIKMTEGTEQFISSSKVIRHPDYDSWTIDNDIMLIKLSEPVTLDEFVQPVALASSCAPAGTMCTVSGWGDTMSSSTKLQCLDVPILSDSDCENSYPGMITPAMFCAGYLEGGKDSCQGDSGGPVVCNGELQGVVSWGYGCAQRDHPGVYAKVCLFNDWLTSTMARY; via the exons ATGAGGTCTCTGATCTTTATTCTGCTTCTGGGAGCCGCTG tggctCAGGAGGATGATAAGATTGTTGGAGGGTATGAGTGTCAGCCTCACTCCCAGCCCTGGCAGGTGTCTCTGAACTCTGGGTACCACTTCTGCGGTGGCTCCCTGGTGAACGAGAACTGGGTGGTGTCCGCTGCTCACTGCTACAAATC CCGTGTGCAGGTGCGCTTGGGCGAGCACCACATCAAGATGACCGAGGGCACCGAGCAGTTCATCTCCTCCTCCAAAGTCATCCGCCACCCCGACTACGACTCCTGGACCATCGACAACGACATCATGCTGATCAAGCTGAGCGAGCCCGTCACCCTCGACGAATTCGTGCAGCCCGTGGCCCTGGCCAGCAGCTGTGCCCCCGCCGGCACCATGTGCACCGTCTCTGGCTGGGGTGACACCATGAGCTCCA GCACCAAGCTGCAGTGTCTGGATGTCCCCATCCTGTCAGACAGCGACTGTGAGAACTCCTACCCTGGCATGATCACCCCCGCCATGTTCTGCGCTGGATACCTGGAGGGAGGCAAGGACTCCTGCCAG GGTGACTCTGGTGGCCCCGTGGTGTGCAACGGTGAGCTCCAGGGTGTCGTGTCCTGGGGATATGGCTGTGCTCAGAGGGACCACCCCGGTGTCTACGCCAAG GTGTGCCTGTTCAACGACTGGCTCACCAGCACCATGGCCCGCTACTGA
- the mrpl17 gene encoding 39S ribosomal protein L17, mitochondrial, giving the protein MRLSLSTLISHGRMARRMGLGPESRINMLRNILTGLVRHERIETTWARADEVRFYAEKLIDYAKRGDTDEKSMKMADFWLTEKDLIPKLFKVLAPRFENQQKGYTRMARIPNRENLDRAAMAVLEYKGHPYPPLIAPKRDNELTLLNQLLKGYREARAKQAAGKAD; this is encoded by the exons ATGCGGCTTTCACTGTCGACCTTAATCTCGCATGGCCGAATGGCCCGGCGGATGGGTCTGGGTCCTGAGTCCCGAATCAACATGCTGCGGAACATTCTGACCGGCCTGGTTCGACACGAGAGGATCGAGACCACCTGGGCTCGGGCAGATGAAGTTCGGTTCTATGCCGAGAAG TTGATTGATTATGCTAAAAGAGGGGACACCGATGAGAAGTCTATGAAAATGGCTGACTTCTGGCTCACG GAAAAAGATTTGATCCCAAAGCTCTTCAAAGTCCTGGCACCTAGATTCGAGAACCAGCAGAAGGGCTACACGCGGATGGCGCGGATTCCGAACAGGGAGAACTTGGACCGGGCGGCCATGGCTGTTCTGGAGTATAAAGGCCACCCGTACCCTCCTCTGATCGCCCCCAAACGAGATAACGAACTCACACTGCTCAACCAGCTGCTGAAAGGCTACAGGGAAGCGAGGGCAAAGCAGGCAGCTGGGAAAGCAGACTGA
- the tmem145 gene encoding transmembrane protein 145, translating to MEVWLAIVTSVLCVGSVVGKYVKGIVNTKEDWVFLTRFCFLTDFGRLDFRFRYPKSRCCQNILLYFDDSSQWPAVYKRPDKDCYQKEAVLRPENNQVINLTTRYTWSGCVVEGEGGEETLSCVGGRSFRSVRERWWYIALSKCGGDGLQLEYEMELTNGKSFWTRHFSADEFGILETDITFLVIFIIVFTLSCYFAYTLKGRQLLHTTYKMFMTAAGVEVLSLLFLCIYWGLYARDGVGNGSLKILGKLLFSVSFLVFLLMLILLGKGFTVTRARISHSGSVKLSIYMTVYTITYVILFIYEAEFFDPGWVLYAYDSPAGYGLMGLQLLAYVWFCYAVLVSLKHYPEKQPFYIPFFTAYTLWFFAVPVMALIANFGIPRWAREKIVNGIQLGIHLYAHVVFLAITRPSAANKNFPYHVRTSQIGILLSSPDGTGGDSFPHHAYGNSSFLGDSQPNFTELFSIHSGAVKSVEETVARKGQAVQRNSEHKIITTTADLSSILPPPPPPVPPRVTSSSPPPPRLSSHFTEYFSMQGGGGVGTKA from the exons atgGAGGTGTGGTTGGCCATAGTGACGAGTGTTCTCTGTGTAGGCTCTGTTGTGGGAAAGTACGTCAAAGGGATCGTCAATACGAAAGAG gATTGGGTTTTCCTCACAAGGTTCTGTTTCCTGACGGATTTTGGCCGGTTGGACTTTCGATTCCGATACCCCAAG TCACGCTGCTGTCAGAACATATTGCTGTATTTTGATGACAGCTCACAGTGGCCTGCTGTCTACAAGAGACCCGACAAG GACTGCTACCAGAAGGAGGCGGTATTGAGGCCAGAGAATAACCAGGTCATCAACCTTACCACCCGCTACACCTGGTCTGGCTGTGTG GTAGAGGGCGAGGGGGGCGAGGAGACCCTCAGCTGCGTGGGAGGCCGCAGTTTCCGTTCCGTCAGGGAGAGATGGTGGTACATCGCTCTCAGCAAGTGCGGG gggGATGGCTTGCAGTTGGAGTACGAGATGGAACTGACCAATGGGAAGTCTTTCTGGACGAGGCATTTCTCTGCAGATGAGTttg GAATCCTGGAGACAGACATCACCTTCCTCGTCATCTTCATCATCGTCTTCACCCTCTCCTGCTACTTTGCGT acactCTGAAAGGAAGACAGCTGCTCCACACCACCTACAAGATGTTCATGACAGCTGCCGGAGTAGAGG ttcTCAGCTTGCTGTTCCTCTGTATTTACTGGGGGCTCTACGCCAGAGACGGAGTGGGGAACGGGAGTCTGAAGATCCTGG ggaAATTACTGTTCTCCGTCAGTTTCCTGGTCTTTCTCCTGATGCTGATCCTGTTGGGAAAGGGGTTCACTGTCACCAG gGCGAGGATCAGCCACAGCGGCTCCGTCAAGCTGTCAATCTACATGACGGTCTACACCATTACATATGTTATTCTCTTCATTTACGAGGCAGAG TTCTTCGACCCGGGATGGGTCCTGTACGCCTACGACAGCCCCGCAGGGTACGGGCTGAtgggcctgcagctgctggcctACGTGTGGTTCTGCTACGCCGTGCTGGTCTCCCTTAAGCACTACCCCGAGAAGCAGCCCTTCTATATCCCCTTCTTCACCGCCTACACACTCTG GTTCTTCGCAGTGCCAGTCATGGCTCTAATCGCCAACTTCGGGATCCCCCGCTGGGCCAGGGAGAAGATCGTCAACGGCATCCAGCTGGGCATCCACCTCTACGCCCACGTCGTCTTCCTC GCCATCACACGCCCCTCGGCAGCCAACAAAAACTTCCCCTACCACGTCCGGACATCCCAGATTGGGATCCTGTTGTCCAGCCCTGATGGGACAGGGGGCGATAGCTTCCCCCACCACGCCTACGGCAACAGCTCCTTCCTGGGAGACTCCCAGCCCAACTTCACAGAGCTCTTCTCAATACATTCG GGAGCAGTCAAGTCAGTGGAAGAGACAGTGGCCCGGAAAGGACAAGCTGTGCAAAGGAACAGTGAGCATAAGATCATCACCACGACGGCCGATCTGTCGTCCatcctgcccccgccccctccccctgtgcCCCCACGCGTGACCTCCAGCTCCCCCCCACCGCCCAGACTCTCCTCCCACTTCACGGAGTATTTCAGCATgcaagggggcgggggggtggggacgAAAGCGTAA